One Euphorbia lathyris chromosome 1, ddEupLath1.1, whole genome shotgun sequence DNA segment encodes these proteins:
- the LOC136215235 gene encoding probable E3 ubiquitin-protein ligase RHA4A yields the protein MGFPPSSPIPNNSSHLYPQALQLKLYQAFIFSIPILFSIILFLLFYLFYLKRRANSFSSPSQILPTSSANNQPSVQQFPYVCQIGLKKEVKDKLPIVLFDEELGTRDSQCCVCLGEFEVKEELLQMPSCKHLFHIECIHHWLHTNTTCPLCRSFVIPITKFENPEPQIPQLERQDSSNSRTEQTAIPVRESQARTEVPVGELGTDLDNGSVSSSTQQNVDFHVQIQ from the exons ATGGGGtttcctccatcttctccaatTCCAAACAATTCTTCACATCTTTATCCTCAAGCTCTTCAACTAAAACTTTACCAAGCTTTTATATTTTCAATCCCTATACTTTTCTCAattattcttttccttttgtTCTACTTGTTCTATCTAAAGAGAAGAGCCAATTCCTTTTCATCTCCTTCTCAAATTCTTCCTACTTCTTCTGCTAATAATCAACCTAGTGTCCAACAATTTCCTTAT GTTTGCCAGATTGGTTTGAAAAAAGAGGTTAAAGATAAGCTTCCAATTGTGTTATTTGATGAAGAATTGGGGACTAGAGATTCACA GTGTTGTGTTTGCTTGGGGGAATTTGAGGTGAAAGAAGAGTTGCTTCAAATGCCAAGCTGCAAACATTTATTCCACATTGAATGTATACATCATTGGCTTCACACAAACACAACTTGTCCACTCTGCAGATCTTTTGTTATTCCCATTACAAAATTTGAAAATCCTGAGCCACAGATTCCGCAATTGGAACGTCAGGATTCAAGCAACAGCCGGACAGAACAGACCGCGATTCCTGTCAGAGAATCGCAAGCCCGAACTGAGGTTCCTGTCGGAGAATTGGGGACCGATTTAGACAATGGAAGTGTTTCGTCTTCAACGCAACAAAATGTTGATTTTCATGTTCAAATACAATAA